A part of Polynucleobacter sp. MG-Unter2-18 genomic DNA contains:
- a CDS encoding arginine/lysine/ornithine decarboxylase yields the protein MKFRFPIIIIDEDFRSENISGSGIRDLAEAIENEGMEVIGLTSYGDLTSFAQQASRASSFIVSIDDEEFVSDSEDHDLPALNNLRAFITEVRKRNEDIPIFLYGETRTSRHMPNDILRELHGFIHMNEDTPEFVARHIIREAKVYLDSLAPPFFRALTNYASEGSYSWHCPGHSGGVAFLKSPVGRMFHQFFGENMLRADVCNAVEELGQLLDHTGPVLQSERNAARIFNADHLFFVTNGTSTSNKIVWHSTVAPGDVVLVDRNCHKSVIHSITMMGAIPIFLMPTRNHLGIIGPIPKEEFEWKNIKKKIDANPFIKDKNVVPRVMTLTQSTYDGIVYNVEMIKDMLDGKVDSLHFDEAWLPHAAFHPFYKDMHAIGSDRKRTKKSLMFATQSTHKLLAGLSQASQVLVQDAEDTKLDRDCFNEAYLMHTSTSPQYAIIASCDVSAAMMESPGGTTLVEESIAEAMDFRRAMREVDDKFGADWWFKVWGPDHLAEEGIGERSDWILEPSAAWHDFGKLAKDFNMLDPIKATVVTPGLDIEGNFGSMGIPASIVTKYLAEHGVIVEKCGLYSFFIMFTIGITKGRWNTLVTELQQFKDHFDKNAPLWKVLPEFVAKHPRYERVGLKDICQQIHEFYKSRNVARMTTEMYTSDMVPAMMPSEAWAKMAHKKVDRVPLDQLEDRITAMLVTPYPPGIPLLIPGERFNKRIIDYLYFARDFNAQFPGFETDIHGLVKGEINGSTEYYVDCVRQEPDITL from the coding sequence ATGAAATTTCGTTTTCCAATCATCATTATTGATGAGGATTTTCGCTCTGAAAATATTTCAGGTTCGGGTATTCGTGACTTAGCGGAAGCGATTGAAAACGAAGGCATGGAGGTGATTGGCTTAACTAGCTATGGAGATCTCACATCCTTTGCCCAGCAGGCCTCCCGTGCTTCTAGTTTTATTGTGTCGATCGATGATGAGGAGTTCGTCTCTGACTCTGAAGATCATGATTTACCTGCATTAAATAATTTACGCGCTTTTATTACTGAAGTACGTAAACGTAACGAAGATATCCCCATCTTCTTATATGGCGAGACTCGTACTTCACGCCATATGCCAAATGACATTTTGCGCGAGTTACATGGCTTTATTCATATGAATGAAGATACGCCAGAGTTTGTAGCGCGCCACATTATTCGTGAGGCTAAGGTATACCTTGATTCATTAGCGCCCCCATTCTTCCGCGCCTTAACTAATTACGCCTCTGAAGGTTCTTATTCTTGGCATTGCCCAGGACACTCTGGTGGCGTCGCTTTCTTGAAGAGTCCAGTAGGACGAATGTTCCATCAATTCTTTGGTGAGAACATGCTACGCGCTGACGTCTGTAACGCTGTAGAAGAATTAGGTCAGTTACTAGACCACACTGGTCCTGTCTTGCAAAGTGAGCGTAATGCTGCGCGCATCTTTAACGCTGATCATTTATTCTTTGTGACAAACGGCACATCGACATCCAATAAAATTGTTTGGCACTCTACTGTTGCCCCTGGTGATGTAGTGCTGGTAGACCGCAATTGCCACAAGTCGGTAATTCATTCGATCACGATGATGGGTGCGATTCCGATCTTCCTGATGCCAACGCGTAATCACCTTGGCATTATTGGTCCGATTCCTAAAGAAGAGTTTGAGTGGAAAAATATCAAGAAGAAAATTGATGCCAACCCCTTCATTAAGGATAAGAATGTGGTGCCACGCGTTATGACGCTTACGCAAAGCACTTATGACGGCATCGTTTACAACGTTGAGATGATTAAAGACATGCTCGATGGCAAAGTCGATTCATTGCATTTTGATGAAGCTTGGTTGCCACATGCTGCATTCCATCCTTTCTACAAAGACATGCATGCCATTGGGTCAGATCGTAAGCGCACTAAAAAGAGTTTGATGTTTGCAACCCAATCGACCCATAAGTTATTGGCTGGTCTCTCACAAGCTTCGCAGGTATTGGTGCAGGACGCAGAGGATACAAAGCTTGATCGTGATTGCTTCAATGAAGCCTATTTGATGCATACCTCTACTAGCCCGCAGTACGCCATTATTGCCTCTTGCGATGTGTCTGCTGCCATGATGGAATCTCCTGGCGGTACTACGCTCGTTGAAGAATCTATCGCTGAGGCAATGGACTTCCGTCGCGCGATGCGTGAGGTAGATGATAAGTTCGGCGCAGATTGGTGGTTTAAGGTTTGGGGTCCAGATCATCTAGCTGAAGAGGGTATTGGCGAGCGCTCAGATTGGATCTTAGAGCCATCTGCTGCCTGGCATGACTTTGGCAAGCTGGCTAAAGATTTCAATATGCTAGACCCAATTAAGGCTACCGTAGTAACGCCGGGATTGGATATTGAAGGTAACTTTGGCTCCATGGGCATTCCGGCAAGTATCGTTACTAAGTACTTGGCTGAGCACGGCGTGATCGTAGAGAAGTGCGGTTTGTATTCCTTCTTCATCATGTTCACCATCGGTATCACCAAGGGTCGCTGGAATACTTTGGTAACTGAGCTACAGCAGTTTAAAGACCACTTTGATAAGAACGCTCCACTATGGAAAGTGTTGCCAGAGTTCGTTGCCAAGCACCCTCGCTATGAGCGTGTTGGCCTCAAAGATATTTGTCAGCAGATTCATGAGTTCTATAAGAGCCGCAACGTTGCCCGTATGACTACGGAGATGTACACCTCAGATATGGTGCCAGCAATGATGCCTTCCGAAGCTTGGGCAAAGATGGCGCACAAAAAAGTTGATCGTGTTCCCTTGGATCAACTTGAAGATCGTATTACTGCTATGTTGGTAACGCCATATCCACCAGGCATTCCATTGTTGATTCCGGGTGAGCGCTTTAACAAACGCATTATTGATTATCTCTACTTTGCTCGTGACTTCAATGCGCAATTCCCAGGCTTTGAGACTGATATTCATGGGTTAGTAAAGGGTGAAATCAATGGAAGTACTGAGTACTACGTTGATTGCGTAAGGCAGGAGCCAGATATCACCTTGTGA
- the metG gene encoding methionine--tRNA ligase has protein sequence MSSPKRRLLVTSALPYANGQIHIGHLVEYVQTDIWVRFQRMRGHEVHYVGADDTHGTPIMLRAEKEGLTPKELIANVWKEHKRDFDNFLISFDNYYTTDSPENEKLSQSIYLKLRDAGLIEMRSIEQAYDPVKEMFLPDRFIKGECPKCGAKDQYGDSCEKCGATYSPTDLKNPFSVVSGATPIKKVSDHYFFKLSDPRCETFLRDWTQVRTPLQPEARNKMKEWVGQPGDSKLGDWDISRDAPYFGFEIPDAPGKYFYVWLDAPIGYYASFLNYCQAKGMNFEEWVRPDTTTEQYHFIGKDILYFHTLFWPATLHFAGYRTPTNVFAHGFLTVDGEKMSKSRGTLISAHSVIESGFNPEWFRYYFATKLNDSMEDLDLNLQDFVARVNSDLLGKYINIASRSAGFLVKRFGGVVSDGAMNNPLLTDIASASEKIAELYEAREYAKALRTIMELADKVNAFVDENKPWEIAKDPERESDLQRVCSVTLEAFRLLSLYLKPVLPGVTAGVEDFLSVPAMTWNDVKTPLSSQNPIKPYKHLMTRVEAPQIEALLAANL, from the coding sequence ATGAGTAGCCCCAAACGTCGCCTGCTAGTTACCTCCGCCTTACCTTACGCCAATGGCCAGATTCATATTGGGCATTTAGTGGAGTATGTCCAGACAGATATTTGGGTTCGCTTCCAGAGAATGCGTGGTCACGAAGTGCACTATGTTGGCGCTGATGACACCCACGGCACTCCGATTATGTTGCGCGCTGAAAAAGAGGGCCTCACCCCGAAAGAGCTCATTGCCAATGTTTGGAAAGAACATAAGCGCGACTTTGATAATTTCTTAATCTCGTTTGATAACTACTACACCACTGATAGCCCTGAGAATGAAAAGCTGTCTCAAAGCATCTATCTCAAGTTACGTGATGCTGGCTTAATTGAAATGCGCTCGATTGAGCAAGCATACGATCCCGTTAAAGAAATGTTCTTGCCAGATCGCTTTATCAAAGGCGAGTGCCCCAAGTGTGGCGCAAAAGATCAGTACGGCGACTCTTGCGAAAAGTGTGGAGCAACCTACTCCCCAACAGATTTAAAAAACCCGTTCTCAGTAGTGAGCGGTGCAACACCTATTAAAAAAGTTTCCGATCATTACTTCTTTAAGTTATCCGATCCCCGCTGCGAAACCTTCTTGCGTGATTGGACTCAGGTAAGAACTCCACTGCAACCTGAAGCTCGCAATAAAATGAAGGAATGGGTTGGACAGCCTGGAGACAGTAAGTTAGGTGACTGGGATATCTCCCGTGACGCCCCCTACTTTGGCTTTGAGATTCCGGATGCTCCAGGTAAATATTTTTACGTGTGGCTTGATGCACCGATTGGCTATTACGCCAGTTTCCTCAATTACTGCCAGGCTAAAGGCATGAACTTTGAGGAATGGGTCAGGCCAGATACGACCACCGAGCAATACCACTTTATCGGTAAAGATATTCTGTATTTCCACACACTCTTTTGGCCAGCAACTCTTCACTTTGCAGGTTACCGCACGCCAACCAATGTATTTGCTCATGGCTTTCTCACGGTTGATGGCGAGAAAATGAGTAAGTCACGCGGCACTTTAATTTCTGCACACAGCGTCATTGAATCTGGGTTTAACCCTGAATGGTTCCGCTATTACTTTGCAACCAAACTGAATGACAGCATGGAAGATTTGGATTTGAATCTTCAAGACTTTGTTGCACGCGTGAATAGCGACCTACTGGGCAAGTACATCAACATCGCCAGTCGCAGCGCTGGTTTCTTGGTCAAGCGTTTTGGCGGTGTAGTTTCTGATGGGGCAATGAACAACCCGTTGCTTACTGATATTGCATCTGCTAGTGAAAAAATTGCTGAGCTATATGAAGCTCGTGAATACGCCAAGGCATTGCGCACCATCATGGAACTAGCTGACAAGGTCAATGCTTTTGTTGATGAAAACAAGCCTTGGGAAATCGCCAAGGATCCTGAGCGCGAGTCTGACTTACAAAGAGTTTGCAGCGTCACCTTAGAGGCATTCCGCTTATTGAGTCTTTATCTCAAGCCAGTACTTCCAGGAGTTACAGCAGGGGTTGAGGACTTCCTCTCTGTGCCAGCGATGACTTGGAATGACGTTAAAACACCTCTTTCCAGCCAAAATCCGATCAAACCCTATAAACACCTCATGACGCGCGTTGAAGCGCCTCAAATCGAGGCTTTATTGGCAGCAAACCTATAA
- a CDS encoding methionyl-tRNA formyltransferase: protein MRVALIGSADFGKAALEAFLDRGDEIVAVFCPPDNPKSTKPEVLKEAAIARGLTPLQFATLKGPDAAQAMIESKADICVMAYVLQFVPQELCKIPKHGTIQYHPSLLPKYRGPSAINWAIALGEDKTGLTIFRPSDGLDEGEVILQKEVVIGPNDTLGKVYFDHLFPIGIKALLEAADLVVANQHQEVAQDESLANYEGWFGVDAAQIHWATHINQIYNLIRASNPAPGAWTKFGEQKVQIYDCHKHIVATFGAVKGKPGEITQITPDSFFVACHGGQIEVLKAKGAAGKVTGAELAKELNLEIGQFFTL from the coding sequence ATGCGGGTTGCGCTGATTGGTAGTGCTGATTTTGGTAAGGCAGCCCTAGAGGCTTTTTTGGATCGGGGCGATGAAATTGTTGCCGTCTTTTGTCCGCCTGATAATCCTAAATCGACTAAGCCTGAAGTGCTGAAAGAGGCAGCGATTGCAAGGGGCTTAACCCCTTTGCAATTCGCCACTCTGAAAGGCCCTGATGCAGCGCAAGCGATGATTGAAAGCAAAGCTGATATCTGCGTCATGGCATATGTGTTGCAGTTCGTACCCCAAGAGCTTTGCAAGATTCCAAAGCACGGCACAATTCAATATCACCCATCACTACTGCCGAAATATCGTGGTCCTAGCGCCATTAACTGGGCGATTGCTTTGGGTGAAGATAAAACTGGCCTCACTATTTTCCGTCCGTCTGATGGTTTGGATGAAGGCGAGGTGATCTTGCAAAAAGAGGTCGTGATTGGGCCTAATGACACTTTAGGTAAGGTGTACTTTGATCATCTTTTCCCGATTGGTATTAAAGCATTACTTGAAGCTGCAGATCTAGTGGTTGCAAATCAGCATCAAGAAGTCGCCCAAGATGAATCGCTGGCAAATTATGAAGGTTGGTTTGGTGTTGATGCAGCTCAAATTCATTGGGCTACGCATATCAATCAGATCTACAACTTGATTCGTGCATCTAATCCAGCGCCAGGTGCTTGGACTAAATTCGGTGAGCAAAAAGTGCAGATCTACGATTGCCACAAGCACATAGTAGCCACCTTTGGTGCAGTTAAAGGTAAGCCTGGTGAAATTACCCAAATTACTCCGGACTCATTCTTTGTTGCCTGTCATGGCGGACAAATCGAGGTCCTCAAAGCCAAAGGCGCGGCAGGAAAAGTAACTGGTGCCGAATTGGCTAAAGAATTGAACTTAGAGATAGGTCAGTTCTTTACGCTGTAG
- a CDS encoding formate dehydrogenase accessory sulfurtransferase FdhD, producing the protein MPHNIQMSHASVPLVHEVQVMDEAGRIKTTHIPGERPLTIYLDKREVVTLMTLGSAPEALVLGYLRNQRLVESPDDIASIQVDWETDSAAVKTHRSTVDIDALTSKRVVTTGCGQGTMFGGLIEEMAEIRLPDGPQLTQEAIVDLIDNIRVHDTIYKKSGSVHACAVFERDGNNNVRLLHFIEDVGRHNAVDSISGLMWLADKPGKDLIFFTTGRLTSEMVIKGAQMGIPFLMTRSGMTLMGLELARKTNLTLLSRCSGKHFEIFNAPERVIFTSPTAAS; encoded by the coding sequence TTGCCCCACAACATTCAGATGTCTCATGCCTCCGTGCCCTTGGTGCACGAGGTGCAGGTCATGGATGAAGCAGGGCGCATCAAGACCACCCATATCCCTGGGGAACGACCTTTAACCATTTACTTGGATAAGCGGGAAGTGGTTACTCTAATGACCTTAGGGAGCGCTCCTGAGGCCCTAGTTCTGGGCTATTTACGTAATCAACGCCTAGTAGAGTCACCGGATGATATTGCGAGTATTCAGGTCGATTGGGAAACTGATTCAGCTGCAGTCAAAACTCATCGCAGCACGGTCGACATCGATGCCCTCACCAGTAAGCGCGTTGTCACAACGGGCTGTGGCCAGGGCACCATGTTTGGTGGTTTGATTGAGGAGATGGCAGAGATTAGATTGCCTGATGGCCCGCAGTTAACCCAAGAGGCAATCGTTGATCTGATTGATAACATTCGGGTTCATGACACCATCTATAAAAAATCTGGCTCGGTTCACGCTTGTGCCGTATTTGAGCGTGATGGCAACAATAATGTCCGCCTCCTCCATTTTATTGAGGATGTTGGGCGTCACAATGCCGTTGACTCAATCTCTGGGCTGATGTGGCTGGCAGATAAGCCAGGCAAAGACCTGATCTTCTTTACTACTGGACGCCTCACCTCTGAGATGGTGATTAAAGGCGCTCAGATGGGTATTCCGTTCTTGATGACCCGCTCTGGCATGACCTTAATGGGCTTGGAGCTGGCTCGCAAAACCAATCTCACACTGCTATCTCGTTGTTCCGGTAAGCATTTTGAGATCTTCAATGCCCCTGAGAGGGTGATTTTTACCTCCCCAACTGCCGCCTCATAA
- a CDS encoding ScpA family protein: MSSAFAKLYGEPLFKLPTDLYIPPDALEVFLEAFEGPLDLLLYLIRKQNFNVLDIPMAQVTQQYLSYIDQIRHHNLELAAEYLLMAAMLIEIKSRMLLPMKKADSDEEVEDPRAELVRRLLEYERMKLAAQELDQIPQQGRDFQVAHGYVDTTIAVTWPEVNQDDLQMAWRDVLHRAKLNQHHTITREELSVRDFMTRILRRLQNTRFVEFGELFEDAIKSGKGIPVVIVNFIAMLELSREALVEITQAEPYAPIYVRLAYTPVA, encoded by the coding sequence ATGTCTTCGGCTTTCGCCAAGCTCTATGGTGAGCCGCTATTTAAGCTTCCGACCGATCTCTATATTCCGCCTGATGCTCTAGAAGTTTTTCTAGAAGCATTTGAAGGTCCACTCGATCTTCTGCTCTATTTGATTCGCAAACAGAACTTCAACGTACTTGATATTCCAATGGCACAGGTAACTCAGCAGTATCTGAGCTACATCGATCAAATCCGTCATCACAACTTAGAACTTGCTGCCGAATATCTTTTAATGGCGGCCATGTTGATTGAGATTAAATCTCGCATGCTGTTGCCAATGAAGAAGGCTGATAGCGATGAAGAGGTTGAGGATCCTCGTGCCGAATTGGTTCGTCGCCTCTTAGAATACGAGCGCATGAAACTGGCTGCACAAGAGCTTGACCAAATTCCACAACAAGGGCGTGATTTCCAAGTTGCCCATGGTTATGTCGACACCACTATTGCAGTGACTTGGCCTGAGGTTAATCAAGATGACCTACAGATGGCTTGGCGTGACGTACTACACCGCGCAAAACTAAATCAACACCATACGATTACCCGCGAAGAATTATCTGTTCGCGATTTCATGACGCGCATCTTGCGTCGCTTACAAAACACACGCTTTGTCGAGTTTGGCGAGCTATTTGAAGATGCCATCAAATCTGGCAAAGGTATTCCGGTCGTCATCGTGAACTTCATTGCGATGTTAGAGCTCTCACGCGAGGCTTTAGTTGAAATTACCCAAGCAGAGCCATACGCTCCAATCTACGTTCGCCTTGCCTATACCCCTGTTGCATGA
- a CDS encoding pyridoxamine 5'-phosphate oxidase family protein has translation MDKIKENNLYDVVKDFDEAMLVTHSTRGIHARPMAIARLDESMMAYLLTDMNSIKVEEIRANPQALLTFQSARKFATVSGELTVDDDRALIGTLWKEIWKVWFPIGKSDPNIALLKFTPSEGEFWDNAGIQGLKYVYAAAKAYVAGERPKPDAEQHSKVNMT, from the coding sequence ATGGACAAGATCAAAGAAAATAATTTATATGATGTGGTCAAGGATTTTGATGAAGCTATGTTGGTGACGCATAGCACGCGCGGAATTCATGCAAGGCCCATGGCAATAGCGCGACTAGATGAAAGTATGATGGCTTATCTCTTAACTGATATGAACTCCATCAAGGTTGAAGAGATCCGCGCCAACCCGCAGGCCTTACTCACCTTTCAAAGTGCTAGAAAATTTGCCACAGTGAGTGGTGAATTAACAGTAGATGATGATCGCGCTTTAATTGGGACGCTGTGGAAAGAAATTTGGAAGGTATGGTTTCCAATTGGAAAATCTGACCCGAACATCGCATTGCTGAAATTTACTCCAAGCGAAGGGGAGTTTTGGGATAACGCAGGAATTCAGGGATTAAAGTATGTTTATGCCGCTGCCAAGGCCTATGTAGCTGGGGAGAGACCCAAGCCAGATGCTGAGCAGCATTCCAAAGTGAATATGACCTAA
- the dcd gene encoding dCTP deaminase encodes MTIKSDHWIRRMGEQGMISPFEPGQVRQDAAGQKIVSYGTSSYGYDIRCADEFKIFTNINSTIVDPKNFDEQSFVDFKGPVCIIPPNSFALARTVEYFKIPRSVLTVCVGKSTYARCGIIVNVTPFEPEWEGYVTLEFSNTTPLPAKIYAGEGCAQVLFFESDEVCGTSYKDRGGKYQGQVGVTLPKT; translated from the coding sequence ATGACTATTAAATCTGACCACTGGATCCGCCGTATGGGCGAACAAGGCATGATCAGCCCATTTGAACCTGGGCAGGTCCGCCAAGATGCCGCCGGGCAAAAAATTGTGAGCTATGGCACTTCAAGCTATGGCTATGACATTCGTTGTGCTGATGAGTTCAAGATTTTCACGAACATTAACAGCACGATCGTGGATCCTAAGAATTTCGATGAACAATCGTTTGTCGATTTCAAGGGTCCGGTTTGCATCATTCCACCAAACTCTTTTGCATTAGCAAGAACAGTTGAGTACTTCAAGATCCCGCGTAGCGTCTTAACGGTGTGCGTTGGTAAGAGTACGTATGCACGTTGCGGAATTATTGTGAATGTCACTCCATTCGAGCCTGAATGGGAGGGTTACGTCACACTCGAGTTTTCTAATACGACCCCATTGCCTGCAAAGATTTATGCTGGCGAAGGATGCGCACAAGTTCTGTTCTTTGAAAGCGATGAAGTGTGTGGCACATCGTACAAAGATCGTGGTGGTAAGTATCAAGGCCAAGTCGGCGTTACTCTGCCGAAGACTTAA
- a CDS encoding DUF3460 family protein, translated as MARYTSEFTQFLNELKSEKPQLEAGQQAGRALLWDKEPLTIEDQRRAKTAKLKQRAYVYSND; from the coding sequence ATGGCTAGGTATACATCTGAATTCACCCAGTTCTTAAATGAGCTCAAATCTGAGAAACCACAGCTCGAAGCAGGCCAGCAAGCTGGTCGCGCGCTCCTTTGGGATAAAGAGCCTTTAACTATTGAAGATCAACGTCGCGCTAAGACAGCTAAATTAAAGCAACGCGCTTACGTGTATTCGAATGACTAA
- the frc gene encoding formyl-CoA transferase, with protein sequence MAKALEGVKVLDFTHVQSGPTCTQLLAWFGADVIKVEKSGEGDATRGQLRDIPDADSLYFTMLNHNKRSITVNTKTPKGKEILERLIKECDVLVENFAPGALDRMGFSWERVQELNPMMIMASVKGFGPGPYEDCKVYENVAQCAGGSASTTGFDDGPPMVTGAQIGDSGTGLHLALGIVTALYQRTHSGRGQKVLAAMQDAVLNLCRVKLRDQQRLERNGLMQEYPQFPNGEFGDSVPRAGNASGGGQPGWIVKCKGWETDPNSYMYVIVQGPVWEAVCKVIGREDWITDVRFASPMARLPHLMEIFGEIEKWTMTKTKFEVMDILNKYDIPCGPILSMKEIAEEPALRATGTVVEVDHPIRGKYLTVGNPIKMSDSPTDVTRSPLLGEHTDEILSELGYSTDELIALRHDKVI encoded by the coding sequence ATGGCAAAAGCATTAGAAGGGGTCAAGGTTCTTGACTTCACGCACGTTCAATCTGGCCCTACTTGTACTCAGCTTCTCGCTTGGTTCGGTGCCGATGTAATCAAAGTAGAAAAATCTGGTGAGGGTGATGCCACTCGTGGCCAATTGCGCGATATCCCGGATGCAGATAGTTTGTATTTCACAATGTTGAACCATAACAAGCGCTCAATCACTGTGAATACCAAAACTCCAAAAGGTAAGGAAATTCTGGAGCGCTTAATTAAAGAGTGTGACGTTCTGGTTGAGAACTTTGCCCCTGGTGCATTAGATCGTATGGGTTTTTCTTGGGAACGCGTTCAGGAACTCAATCCAATGATGATTATGGCTTCAGTTAAAGGTTTTGGTCCCGGCCCTTACGAGGACTGTAAGGTGTATGAGAACGTCGCTCAGTGTGCTGGCGGATCAGCATCGACCACAGGTTTTGATGATGGTCCTCCAATGGTTACTGGTGCGCAGATTGGCGATAGCGGTACTGGATTGCATTTAGCTTTGGGTATCGTTACAGCGCTCTATCAGCGCACACACTCTGGCCGTGGTCAAAAAGTATTGGCAGCAATGCAAGATGCCGTATTAAATTTATGCCGCGTGAAGCTGCGTGATCAACAGCGCTTAGAGCGTAATGGCTTGATGCAAGAGTACCCACAATTCCCTAACGGAGAGTTTGGTGACTCTGTACCTCGTGCTGGTAATGCCTCTGGTGGCGGTCAACCAGGCTGGATTGTGAAATGTAAAGGCTGGGAAACAGACCCAAACTCCTATATGTACGTTATCGTGCAAGGGCCAGTTTGGGAGGCAGTCTGTAAAGTGATTGGTCGTGAGGATTGGATTACGGATGTGCGTTTTGCATCCCCAATGGCTCGCCTCCCACATTTGATGGAAATCTTTGGTGAAATTGAAAAGTGGACCATGACTAAGACTAAGTTTGAAGTCATGGATATTTTGAATAAATACGACATTCCATGCGGCCCAATTTTGTCAATGAAAGAAATCGCTGAAGAGCCCGCATTGCGTGCGACCGGAACCGTGGTTGAAGTAGATCATCCAATTCGTGGCAAGTACCTCACTGTAGGTAATCCAATCAAGATGTCTGATAGCCCAACTGATGTGACGCGTTCACCATTATTAGGTGAGCATACTGATGAAATTCTGAGTGAACTGGGCTACTCAACCGACGAGCTGATTGCTCTGCGCCACGATAAGGTGATCTAA
- the panC gene encoding pantoate--beta-alanine ligase produces the protein MKIISDIQELRDHLRGQNRASFVPTMGNLHEGHLSLMLLARQHGDPVVASIFVNRLQFGPNEDFDSYPRTMQADIDKLEKEGVYILFAPTERDLYPQPQEYRVDPPQQLGDILEGEFRPGFFKGVCTVVLKLLSCVQPKVAVFGKKDYQQLMIIRQMAKQFALPVDIIPGETIRAEDGLALSSRNGYLSIEERLEAPELQKVLKEVRARVLDLSERNTHSLIQIEKLAVDILTGRGWQPDYIAIRQQSDLAPASNESLQAGEPLVILTAAKLGKTRLIDNLEI, from the coding sequence ATGAAAATTATTAGCGATATACAAGAGCTGCGCGACCATTTGCGCGGTCAAAATCGTGCGTCCTTTGTGCCAACCATGGGCAATCTCCATGAAGGTCACTTATCACTGATGCTTCTTGCTAGGCAACATGGTGATCCAGTAGTTGCCAGTATCTTTGTGAACCGCCTACAGTTTGGTCCAAATGAAGATTTTGATAGCTATCCGCGTACTATGCAGGCGGATATTGATAAGCTTGAAAAAGAAGGCGTGTATATCTTGTTTGCGCCCACTGAGCGCGATCTATATCCACAGCCTCAAGAATACCGCGTAGATCCGCCTCAACAGCTTGGAGACATCCTGGAGGGTGAATTCCGCCCTGGCTTCTTTAAAGGTGTTTGCACTGTAGTGCTTAAGCTTCTGTCTTGCGTACAACCCAAAGTAGCAGTCTTCGGTAAAAAAGATTATCAGCAACTGATGATTATTCGTCAGATGGCTAAACAATTTGCCCTTCCAGTTGACATCATCCCAGGAGAAACCATTCGCGCCGAAGACGGTCTTGCCCTCTCCTCTCGCAATGGCTATCTCTCTATTGAAGAACGTCTAGAGGCGCCTGAACTTCAAAAAGTCTTGAAGGAAGTTCGTGCGCGCGTGTTGGATCTCAGTGAGCGCAATACGCACTCACTAATCCAGATTGAAAAACTGGCAGTAGATATTCTTACTGGCCGCGGCTGGCAACCCGATTACATTGCCATACGTCAGCAAAGCGATTTAGCCCCAGCATCAAATGAAAGTTTGCAAGCTGGCGAACCGCTCGTGATTCTGACGGCTGCCAAGCTGGGTAAAACGCGCTTGATTGATAACTTAGAAATTTAA